From the genome of Perca fluviatilis chromosome 8, GENO_Pfluv_1.0, whole genome shotgun sequence:
GATTGACAGATGGACGGAGGCTAGTGGCAGCGATCAAACCTGTTCCTGCTGTGATACAGACTGTGGAGCGGGAAGCCAGAGTCCCCTGACTGGAACAGGTGAGGGgggtggagaccaaaaccagCTGGATGAGTTGTTCCACTAATTGTTCAGCACAGAGACAACACATGCGACATGGCCAACCTGAATCTACTGTTCTCTTTTTACAAAATGCCACAATACTTTAACTTAAACTTTTCTTCAAGTCTTTACTATGTATAGTTGgtaattattatattttgttatatattgtGTTGCCTGTTGTACTTAATAGATATATAATTTGCACTGACACTATCTTGCACTATGATACCATTGCACCTTTAAACATGCtacaaccaaactttactgtaAAGGCACACTATTGTTCTCttcctttttgtatttttgtagtaGGTGTGTGGATGTCATAGGTCTGTGTgactatgtgtatgtatgttgtgtataagctattgaacaccttaatttccttcgggataaataaagtatatgTACCAAAAGCAGTGAAAATAATAGCCTGAACTTTAACGGCAAATATTAAAGTTTTCATTTAGGTTTACATGTGTGTGCATACCTGGCCCAATGACTTTTTAGTATTTTACACTCATTCAATTTATCCTTTTTTAACAATGTAATCAAGCTAATTTTAATGGTGTTTTGAATGAATACTATATCTGACTGTTCACAAGTTACTGGCTTCTCTGCCAATTTTTAAAAGGAAACTTCAACCGACTTTGTAGCTTTGCGTTATGGTTTAAATGTGCAGGTGGAACGATGTTTGGCTTCTGTCCATGTTGCGCGTCATCTGGACTTTTGCCAGCAAATGAGTGGCGAGCGACAGCCTATAAGTAATATTTAAAGGATGGCTGCATATATTTAGGGAGTTTACCTCTTTAAAACAAACTTTAACCAAATACAAATGATCCATTCAAAATCCCCTAATTTATCATAATCTATCAGAATGTTTGGCTAAACCCTTAAAACAGTCCTTTTGTTAGGATACAAATTAAGGTGTAGCTGTTGCATATATAAATAAGTGTTTCTTGTTGCAGGTGCTCAGTGGCATCTCAGTGGCTTGTGTtgcccttcgggtcccagtgacccgaaggacaacacaaggattatgtacttccgtttactttgttgagaattgctctctaaacaagggttaatacagcaccttagttcttgtttgtacagcattttggtcagcttaaactgtgtttaaatgtgttctagaaataaactttacttacttactttactttgttgagaattgctctctaaaccctgtttcttgtaaagggaagtacataatccttgtgttgtccttcggctcactgggacccgaaggaccacacaagggttaaatacaaTTAATGAGATTAAAATCGTATACTTTGAGACATGGTTTGTgtggtttgtttttcttgttatcAGAAGAAAACAAGTTGAAAGTACAACTTGAGTTTCCAAATCGCTGATGATGGAGGAGTCCAATGATTTTTATGAAAGCTCTGAGATGTTTGACTCGATACAACtgtcttttctctttatttctaTTCCGTATGACCTGAATGTGGCATAAAACAGTTCACAGGCTCAAAAGAGCTCAGTGTCTCCCAGCTTCATGACTTGATTTCACAACATCTCAAATGATCAAGAATGAGAAATGTTCGGATTGGTTTATAGATTTGTATTTTGTGATCATCAGTTCAATCATGAACcttaaaaacattaaacaaaatataaagaaCAATCCAAGAAATCCAGTGGAAAGCATTTGCTTTCACTTGATTAATTCAATTTCCTTTTGTATCAAATATGAATTCAAATGAAATACTTTAGCCCTCCTTTATTAGTCCTTTGATTTAAAATCTTAAGCTAAAACCCTAAAAcaccttattttgaaaagcGCTTAAATAAGTGCTGCATAACTTTACCCAGTAATTTGTGCCAGTATGCAACACTACTTTTATACAATGATCTAGACAATTTTAAGTTTTGAATTTGGCACCCAGACATCAAGGAATGTGAAAATACTTATTTCTAAATACAATGTTTTTGATGATTCAACAGTTTGGAAGGCAGGTAATGGTTGTTCTACTCAGTGTGATTGACCGGAGAGATGATCAGACGGGCAGAGTTTTTACCACCATAGTTAACACCGGGACCGAAGAATGGGTAGAGTTTCTCTgtgaaggagcagccagtaaaggagtagatGAGAGCTGCAGCATCAACgtcataaaaggagaccagaccctcctcataatccacaaacacccccaccttctcAGGACGAgacttcagagagagacagactctAGGGTCGGCAAGAGCTTTGTACTCATTTCCATTCCTCAACCATATTGTCCAGAGACCATTCAGAGGAGTCGCAGTTATTTGTCCCTTCCGGTTGATCGACTCTCTGACCACTCCTAAATCCCAGTCAGTCTTCCCTTTAACCTGAACCTCGTAATAAAATCGCCCTGAAGAGAATCTCTGCTTTGCTAAGACACTAGCACAACAATCAAATATATCTGGATTGTTTGAAGGACTCTTCCTTACATCACCATGTTTGACTTGCTTTCCAGCATCAGACAGAATGAGTTCAGGATGtgctgtatcaggatcaagagtcacatccactgcaGACTGCTGAACCCTCTTCAGGTCGACCTCAAACACTTTCTTCATCTGTTTACTGAGCTTCTTCTCCAGCTGATTAACAGCTCTCAGCACAGTCCCCTCATATGAAGGTGGACGGACGCTGACTTGTGTCCAGTCCTTAGTGGGCGGAGCAGTGTTCAGGGATGTGAAGCTCTGCAGGAGGTGGAAGTGGTCTTCAGACTGTGAgagctgctccacctcagtgcttctcttcttcagctcagagatttcctgttccaACTCCTTGATGAAGCCTTCAGCCTgtttctccatctttctctgcttctctttgatcgTGTCCATGAGCTCGGCCTGGCTTCTCtcaacagactccttcagagcggtgaagacctgaacacctcctgctatctctctgtctgcatcttcctcactgagCTCCACTGAGTGTTTGATCTCCTGAATCTTCAGTTGTTTATTCTGGATCATCTGCTGAATATCAGCCCCAGCCCCCAGCTCGGCCTTCTTTCGCTCATATTCTTCTTTCAGAGGAACAACATCATGTGTcttgttgtctaaaacagtgcagagcatgcagacacacatctggtcggtcttacagaacagctccagCAGTTTATCGTGCTTCGTACACATCCTGCCTTCCAGGTTCTCCACAGGGTcgatcagctgatgtcttttcagGCCTGATCTTGtcagatgaggctccaggtgagtctcacagtaggactccagacacaccaggcaggacttcagggccttcagtttggttccagtgcagatgtcacagggaacttctcctggtttggacacttgttgctctgagctgctgctgctgctggctttctgtTGAGCTGACTGTCTGAACTGAGCAGCCATCTCAGAGATGAAAGTATTGACCTGCAGCTCAGGTCTTGTGTAGAAAACCTTATTACAGTTGGGACACTGACATTGGACATTGATATTCCAGTGTTCAGTGATGCAGGTTTTACAGAAGTTGTGTCCACATGGTATGGTGACTggatcagtgaacacatccagacagatggagcacagaaactgatcttcagTCAGCAGACAGCTGGCAGCAGACATATCGACACTCTGAGGACAAAGtgtgaaaaaacaaaagtgtaacTACACATCTTTTGATTATTGGTTTCATAAAATCAAACTTTGATTAGCGAAATATTAGAGTCATCCTGAATTTTGTTATATTATATGAATTTGCTGGTAAAGGAGAGCTCAGATGTGCAGTTCAGTTGTCATATTTCTATGATGATTCCCAAGCTTTGCAAAAGGTGATTACATGGAGATCTTCATTATGAAACAATGACTTTGGCTGcgtgcagaaaaaaacattttcacacacGTATGCAAAGAAAGAGGAGATGTAATAAGACAAAACAAAGATTAAAAACATGAGAGAGAAAGGCATAGGTACTCAAAGAATGTCCTTAAGTACCATGTAGAGGTACTTAATTGAGTATTTCTATTGTCTGCTACTTTATATTTCTACTTAACTAAACATTCAaagtgacatactgtactttatactccactacattaatacTGTTAGATAGTAGTTACTTTTCAAATTAATAATACAATATAGAATAAAACAATTGTGATGTAGGTTATTGGTAAAGATatcaataatcttttttttttggggggggggggagcagtATATTAAATAATTAGGGGATGGGGGGTCTGTTATCCCTGGCAGATTCCCTACTGAAGCTTCCTCACAACACAGTCAGCAAACGGAATCAGGGCTCATACACGTATCAATGAATTGTTCAAACGTATCTTGTTCATCGTCCGGTCCTTGCTAGTTCAATTTTGACTTTTCCTTGTAACCTACAACTTGtaaagtatttctacactgaggtattgctacttttactacTTGTAAGTTAATGCAACCAAAATTAcacttcagaatcagaatcagaaaaggttttaatgccaagtacgttttttacacatacaaggaatttgtcttggtgttgttggtgcatgtcaAACATTCTCTAAACATAAGAAGGATCAGAAGAAtacaaacaatataagtatacatatatacacacagtatgtaataactaaaaaataaaaataaggtaaataatataaaataagttaAGTAAAAAGGAACGGTAGAGCAGAGTAAGTACAGTAGCATGTAGAGCTAGAGGGTTGTTGCAGCCTGTAGTGATTTTAATTGGTAGTCAAGTTCAAGATGAaaactacggtggccgggaagtgcaatgcaacattacaaagaatgaaacacttttacattttggaaaacaaaataacattttagaaaacaaatttacattttggaaaacaaaataacattttagaaaacaaatttacattttagaaaacaaatttacattttggaaaacaaatttacattttggaaaacaaaataacattttagaaaacaaatttacattttggaaaacaaaataacattttagaaaacaaatttacattttcgaaaacaaaataacattttcgaaaacaaatttacattttagaaaacaaatttacattttgggaaaacaaaataacattttagaaaacaaatttacattttcgaaaacaaattaacaagatgcaaaacacttttaccagtcccgaaacaaatttacaaatgacagattcttccggaaagggaatgtaccacataccgaagtgatgaggttttgtatacatgtcgccttgactacggcagttatggatcgaatgcgtcaatagagagccgccatcttggaacaggggaggcactgccttatatactgtctatgggccggttccttaatgcatcagcgtacaatgtaggcaaaggtctaacggaaataaaatcactataaatcgtcaaaatctcatgcgtgttctagtttttttaaacaaaaagacaaagagactaattaatgtgttaatacaaagaatatttattataatcagttcacagatatgagtacaaacggaaacttcacccttctgaactaagaggttctgcttcaaagtgaagtttaaacagactgaaatgtccaggctcactcccccactaatgattcatttatttctgcatgtatttatttatttaa
Proteins encoded in this window:
- the LOC120563388 gene encoding E3 ubiquitin-protein ligase TRIM39-like, with product MSAASCLLTEDQFLCSICLDVFTDPVTIPCGHNFCKTCITEHWNINVQCQCPNCNKVFYTRPELQVNTFISEMAAQFRQSAQQKASSSSSSEQQVSKPGEVPCDICTGTKLKALKSCLVCLESYCETHLEPHLTRSGLKRHQLIDPVENLEGRMCTKHDKLLELFCKTDQMCVCMLCTVLDNKTHDVVPLKEEYERKKAELGAGADIQQMIQNKQLKIQEIKHSVELSEEDADREIAGGVQVFTALKESVERSQAELMDTIKEKQRKMEKQAEGFIKELEQEISELKKRSTEVEQLSQSEDHFHLLQSFTSLNTAPPTKDWTQVSVRPPSYEGTVLRAVNQLEKKLSKQMKKVFEVDLKRVQQSAVDVTLDPDTAHPELILSDAGKQVKHGDVRKSPSNNPDIFDCCASVLAKQRFSSGRFYYEVQVKGKTDWDLGVVRESINRKGQITATPLNGLWTIWLRNGNEYKALADPRVCLSLKSRPEKVGVFVDYEEGLVSFYDVDAAALIYSFTGCSFTEKLYPFFGPGVNYGGKNSARLIISPVNHTE